The following coding sequences lie in one Zingiber officinale cultivar Zhangliang chromosome 2B, Zo_v1.1, whole genome shotgun sequence genomic window:
- the LOC122046880 gene encoding probable sulfate transporter 3.5 — protein MPTIVGGRYELDRMEVNLRRKGSFFTSLREDLRETFLPEEPFRRRPDEAECHWSTLMLKCLVPILEWGSKYNLTKFQCDLLAGFTVAVLAVPQGISYARLAYLHPVIGLYSSFIPPLIYAIFGTSTNVAVGNTAAVSLFLASAIGAEVSPVDRPELYTHLLFTAAFFTGLFQAALGIFRLGILVEFFSHSTITGFMGGTAVIVIMQQLKGMLGLKHFTTNTDLVSIMCSIFSHRDEWRWESAALGTCLITMLLLNSHVSAKLRRLFWLPVLAPLLVVVLGGLFAYVVHAEDHGIPTVGTLNKGLNPLSVSLLKFESKYFKLLLKSAFVSGFLALSEGIAVGRSLASMKNEQIDGNKEMIAFGLMNVVGACFSCYLTTGPFSKSAVNFHAGSKTPFSNVVMSLSVMAVLLFLAPLFRYTPLVALSAIIIVAMLRLIDYEKVLRLWKVDKFDFLICIAAFFGVIVFSMTAGLLASVGLSTLRTLLYVARPSTCRLGNIAGTEMYCDGQQYPNSISYPDILILKLGSPIYFASSGYLRERIMRWIEEEETMQYLILDMGGVTSIDSDGIGMLVELHKHVERRGIKIVLTNPRIGVGEKLKVSKYVDLIGKERVFLSVKEAVDVCRDNLQQYSKEEV, from the exons ATGCCGACGATAGTTGGAGGTAGATATGAGCTTGATCGCATGGAGGTGAACCTAAGAAGGAAAGGGTCCTTCTTCACGTCTTTGAGAGAGGATCTGAGGGAGACGTTCTTGCCGGAGGAGCCATTTCGGCGGCGTCCGGATGAGGCAGAGTGTCACTGGTCCACGCTAATGCTCAAGTGCTTGGTACCCATTCTGGAGTGGGGGTCAAAATATAACCTCACCAAGTTCCAGTGCGATCTCCTCGCCGGTTTCACCGTCGCCGTCCTCGCTGTCCCGCAAGGCATCAGCTACGCCCGCCTCGCCTACCTTCACCCCGTCATCGGCCTCT ATTCGAGTTTCATCCCGCCGTTAATCTATGCGATATTTGGTACCTCCACAAACGTGGCGGTGGGGAACACCGCCGCCGTCTCGCTGTTTCTTGCTTCGGCCATCGGAGCAGAAGTATCGCCAGTTGACCGCCCAGAGTTGTACACGCATTTGCTCTTCACCGCCGCCTTCTTCACTGGACTCTTTCAAGCGGCGCTCGGCATCTTCAG GCTGGGGATACTGGTGGAGTTCTTCTCACATTCGACGATCACTGGTTTCATGGGAGGCACAGCGGTCATCGTCATCATGCAGCAACTCAAAGGGATGCTGGGATTGAAACATTTCACCACAAACACTGATCTCGTCTCTATCATGTGCTCTATCTTCTCTCACAGAGATGAG TGGAGATGGGAGAGTGCTGCACTTGGGACATGCTTGATTACCATGTTGCTCCTCAATAGTCATGTG AGCGCAAAACTGCGGAGATTGTTCTGGTTGCCAGTGCTTGCCCCTTTGCTTGTAGTCGTACTGGGAGGGCTTTTCGCTTATGTTGTCCATGCTGAGGACCATGGAATTCCTACA GTTGGAACCTTGAACAAGGGACTGAATCCTCTTTCCGTATCACTTTTAAAATTCGAGTCCAAGTATTTTAAGCTTCTCCTCAAATCAGCCTTCGTCTCCGGCTTCCTAGCGTTATCa gAAGGAATAGCCGTGGGAAGGAGCCTGGCATCCATGAAAAATGAGCAAATAGATGGGAACAAGGAGATGATTGCTTTCGGGCTTATGAACGTAGTAGGCGCTTGCTTTTCGTGCTACCTCACAACTG GCCCCTTTTCCAAGTCCGCCGTTAATTTCCATGCTGGTTCCAAGACACCGTTTTCCAACGTGGTGATGTCTTTGTCCGTCATGGCGGTGCTGCTTTTCTTGGCTCCTCTGTTTCGATACACTCCTTTGGTGGCTCTCTCTGCCATTATCATCGTGGCCATGCTCCGCCTCATCGACTACGAGAAAGTTCTCCGGCTCTGGAAGGTGGACAAGTTTGACTTCCTCATTTGCATCGCCGCCTTCTTCGGCGTCATCGTCTTCAGCATGACTGCCGGGCTGCTCGCTTCG GTAGGTTTGTCAACACTGAGAACACTGCTCTATGTGGCTCGACCATCCACTTGCAGGCTCGGAAACATAGCAGGAACTGAAATGTACTGTGACGGGCAGCAATACCCAAACTCAATCTCTTACCCTGACATTTTGATATTGAAACTGGGTTCCCCAATCTATTTTGCCAGCTCTGGCTACCTTAGAGAAAG AATCATGAGGTGGATAGAGGAGGAAGAAACAATGCAATATCTGATTCTGGACATGGGCG GAGTGACTTCCATTGACAGTGACGGGATCGGCATGCTAGTAGAACTCCACAAACATGTAGAAAGAAGAGGCATCAAG ATTGTTTTAACAAATCCAAGGATAGGAGTTGGGGAAAAGTTGAAGGTGTCCAAGTATGTTGATCTAATAGGGAAAGAGAGGGTGTTTCTTTCAGTCAAAGAGGCCGTGGATGTGTGCCGTGACAATCTGCAGCAATATTCGAAGGAAGAAGTTTGA